The genomic stretch GCTCGCCCCCAGCGTCAGGGCGGCGGCGATGCCCCGCCCGTCGGCGATCCCGCCCGCCGCGACGAGGGGGAGCCTTACCGCGTCGGCGACGGCGGGGAGGAGGGCGAAGAGGCCGACGAGTTCCCGTTCGGCCCGGGGCGGCGCGGGGTCGAACGAGGCGCGGTGGCCGCCCGCCTCGGCCCCCTGGACGATGAGGGCGTCGGCCCCCGCCGCCGCCGCCTGCCGCGCTTCGGCGACGGTCGAGACGGTGGCGATCCACGGGATCTTCTTCGCCTTGAGCTGGGCGACGAAGGACTCGGGAAAGAGCCCCATCACCGACGAGGCGGCGGCGGGGGCGATGTCGAGGATCGCCTCGCACTGGGGCTCGAAGGGATGGGGGAGGGCGTCCCCGGCCTCGGGCGGGACCTCGGGGCTCCAGCTGGCGGAGAGGAAGTGGCGGACGCGGGCCTCCTGCGCCGGATCGCGCCGGGGCGCGGGATCGGGGACCCAGAGATTGATCTGGAACGGCTGGTCCGTCCCGGCGCGTACGGCGGAGGCCCACTCCTTCATCTGCGCGGGCGTCATCGGCAGCGCCCCGCACGAGCCGAGGCCCCCGGCCTCGGCGACGGCGACGGAGAGCGCCGGAGGGCAGGCCCCGGCCATCGGGCCGAGGAAGACGGGGAGGCGGAGGCCGAGGGAGTCGCAGAAGGCCCGGGAGCGGGCGAGGGCGGGATTCATGATCCCATTTTAGCACAGGCTCGCGGGGTCAGGAAGCTTGCCGGAAGGTGAGGTTGACCCGGCACCGGCCCGTCAAGGGGTGATTCCCCCCGGCGAGCGGATCGACGCCGTGGAACGCCATCCGGGCGGGGCCGCCCCAGACGACGACGTCGCCGTTCTCCAACCGGAAGCGGCGGGGCTTCTCCTGCCGCGTCAGGCCGCCGAAGAGGAACCGGG from Verrucomicrobium sp. GAS474 encodes the following:
- a CDS encoding nitronate monooxygenase codes for the protein MNPALARSRAFCDSLGLRLPVFLGPMAGACPPALSVAVAEAGGLGSCGALPMTPAQMKEWASAVRAGTDQPFQINLWVPDPAPRRDPAQEARVRHFLSASWSPEVPPEAGDALPHPFEPQCEAILDIAPAAASSVMGLFPESFVAQLKAKKIPWIATVSTVAEARQAAAAGADALIVQGAEAGGHRASFDPAPPRAERELVGLFALLPAVADAVRLPLVAAGGIADGRGIAAALTLGASAVQIGTGFLRSPEAGIISSWADALALTPPEGTVVSRVFSGRAGRSLVTDYVKAAISDLGPTPAPYPVQRALTAAMRKTGEAANDFHRVQAWAGQSAALAQAEPAGQIVRRIWGEAETLLS